The genome window AGAATCAAGAAGTACGCTTCTGTTGTCAGAGTCTTGGTCCACACTCAAATCAGAAAGACCCCATTGGCTCAAAAGAAGGCTCACTTGGCTGAAATCCAATTGAACGGTGGTTCTATCTCCGAAAAGGTTGACTGGGCTAAGGAACACTTCGAAAAGACCGTTTCCGTTGACTCCGTCTTCGAACAAAACGAAATGATCGATGTCGTTGCCGTCACCAAGGGTTACGGTTTCGAGGGTGTTACCCACAGATGGGGTACCAAGAAGTTGCCAAGAAAGACCCACAGAGGTTTGAGAAAGGTTGCTTGTATCGGTGCTTGGCATCCAGCCCACGTTATGTGGTCCGTTGCTAGAGCTGGTCAAAGAGGTTACCACCACAGAACCTCTATCAACCACAAGATCTACAGAGTCGGTAAGGGTGACGATGAAGCTAACGCTGCCACCGAATTTGACAGAACCAAGAAGACCATCACCCCAATGGGTGGTTTCGTCCACTACGGTTCCATCAAGAACGACTTTGTTGTCTTGAAGGGTTCCATCCCAGGTACCAGAAAGAGAGTTGTCACTTTGAGAAAGTCCTTGTACACCAACACCTCCAGAAAGGCTTTGGAACAAGTTACCTTGAAGTGGATCGACACTGCTTCCAAGTTCGGTAAGGGTAGATTCCAAACCCCAGCTGAAAAGCACGCTTTCATGggtactttgaagaaggacTTGTAAGTTCGCTTACCTTCTGACTtctgagaaaaaaaaccatcAACACAACCTCGGTGTTTGAAGACAAAATACTTCCGTTTTTGCTTGGGTTAACTATCGAATAGTTTTTCTTCGCCTGCATTCGGGTACCATTATCTATCTATATTGCTACTATTGTTaacaatatatacatatatatatatttagtGCGTTTGTGTACGGCGCTTCTATTCGTTAGTCGAATTCAAATAAAATCAGTCATTCACCAATTTTtccgcttcttctttttcttcttgttcgCTATTGGTGGTGCTGTTTGTTCCGATTTTCCAATTgtaaccttcttcttcttcttcttcatcgcATCCTCATACTCTTTCCTGCACTTGTCACTGCAAAACCACTTTTCGTTATCAGCGGGAGCCTCCGTTAGCCCCACACACTGGTAGTGGAACCATTCAATGGCACATGACTTGTTGTCGCATGCTATCATAGGCCCGTACGACACATCGCGACAAAAACAGTACACTTCAGCATCCGTGCTTTGATTGTGCTGATTATCACTTGTCGAACTTTGCTGCTGGATCTTTTTCTGCTCTAATAACTTCTGTTCTCTCTCTGCTTCTGGATACCTAGACTTCATCGTTATTCGAATTTTGATTGGCTTATGAGGCGGTAACGGTTTCAACTTTGGCCGTTTCCTTACATGGCCATCGTATCTTTCCTTGATCACCGCAAACCGCTCCAACTCTTGTTTCTCAAACTTAACCCTCGCACTCTCTTGTCGTACAAGTTCCAAAAGATGCTGTGCTTGTCGAAGCATCTCTTCGCAATGCTTCCCTTTCCCATCATCGCTAATATCTAGAGATTGAATAGTCCATAGAATTCTCACCACATCACACGGCAAATGGTCCAATGTACTGAGAAACCCATATCTAACGTCATCCATAGTTCTCACCTCAATTCCACCCCTCCTTGTCTCTGCCGATTTGCTGGTCCCAACACTCTCGCATCAGTTACCTGCTTACTACCACCCTTCAAATGCTGATGATGTAATAACATCATTGATACCAATGGCTATatacaataataataataataataataataataacacgAAATCCAATGTCAACAATTTCGGGCCAAATCCATGTCACGTGTATATCACGTTTTTTAATTCAATCTCTCCAGCCAATCATATTCAAGAATGAATGCCCCTCCAAACATACCGTTTAAAGCGATATCTCGCCTCATCACTTCGGGAATATCGCCATTAACATGAAAATTTTCGCACCGAAACAATACAACACATAtatgttacccggatagTACTATGTCCCCCTGCCAATTCTTCTACGCAGTTTGtgtcctttttttttttctttgttttttttttcccagaAAAAAATCCTCGAATTTGTATTGGGCATTGGACCTTGCGAAACAGCGATATCTGCTGAAGcatgaagaaatataataaaaaaaaaatagtttTATAGGATTTTagttttgatatatttaatatttggaagatGTCAATTAGAGAAGTTATAGACAactttttgattctttgagTTATTTGCACGAGTACCGGTTTTGTTCAGAAAAGTTTTTATTTAACGGGCTTTAGACCAGATCAGttctatttatttattattattattcctCTAGGGTTTGCAGTTGCTCAGTGGATAAACTTTGGTTATTTATAAATTGTGGAATCTAAATCTAACAACGGATTTCTTACATCTCAATTAGACTGATACTTTTGATCGATATCGAGCCTATCTTTGAACAATTGAGTGGTTTTTTTATAGCAGGACGATAAAAAAAGACAGCAGACAAGACAAGGATTGATTTATATCTATCTCtctactactactactacacaTCCAACAAAGAATATAAATTTAAGATAAGATGTTCAAGTCATTTTCTACTGCTGCTAGACAAGCTGTGAAGGGTGCTTATGTGCAAAAGGCCATCGTTGGTGGTACTGCTGTTGCCGGTATTGCTGCTTCTACCATGCTATATGCAGACTCTTTGACTGCTGATGCTATGACCGCTGCTGAGCATGGTTTGCATGCTCCAGCCTACGGCTGGTCCCACAACGGTCCATTGGAGACCTTCGACCACGCTTCCATCAGACGTGGTTACCAAGTCTACCGTGAAGTTTGTGCTGCGTGCCATTCCTTGGACCGTGTTGCTTGGAGAACCATGGTTGGTGTTTCTCACACCAACGCTGAAGTCAGAGCCATGGCCGAAGAATTCGAATACGATGACGAACCAGATGACCAAGGTAACCCAAGAAAGAGATCCGGTAAGTTGGCTGACTACATCCCAGGTCCTTATCCAAACGAACAAGCTGCCAGAGCTGCTAACCAAGGTGCTCTACCTCCAGATTTGTCCTTGATCGTCAAGGCCAGACACGGTGGTCCAGACTACATCTTCTCTTTGTTGACTGGTTACCCAGAAGAACCACCAGCCGGTGTTGTCTTGCCTCCAGGTGCCAACTACAACCCATACTTCCCAGGTGGTTCCATCGCTATGGGTAGAGTCTTGTTCGACGACTTGGTCGAATACGAAGACGGTACTCCAGCTACTACTTCTCAAATGGCTAAGGATGTCACCACCTTCTTGCAATGGTGTGCTGAACCAGAACAcgatgaaagaaagagattggGTCTAAAGGCTATTGTCGTCTTGTCCTCTCTATACTTGCTATCCGTCTGGgtcaagaagttcaagtgGGCTGCCATCAAGAACAGAAAGATCATTTTCAACCCACCAAAGAAATAAATTAACAATagtaacaaaaaaagaaaataataatactaaaCTGATGAGACCCTGAAACAAGTTGTCTCGTCGTTTTgctctttgtttttgttctaatttttatttccgCAGTGTTGTTACAAACTTTCTAAAATATTAACTCTACTTCTATttcattctcattttttttttcctatccaaagaagaagggaaaaaaaaaaataaagaactAAGGATTATAACGATACCTTTGTACTGAAAGGGAAgtttgttgttattgtatCCTCCCCACACCTacattttatttattacGAAACGCCTAAACTTAACTTATTTTAACTTAACTCAAATTTGTCAGTTAAAGAAAGGAAACCCCATCCctataaaaaaaagtatcaACAAAAATTCATCATTTATCTTCATGTCTTTATGATAATAACTTACTGTTTGAAGCGGTTTCCCCTCCATGTAAAACATGTTGTGGCCATCTGAACCATCagtacatttttttttatgctTTTCCCCCCGCACTGATATTGTTCAACTTTGCTTGTTCGTCCTCGAACATCTAGATCGAAATCGCACTGCCTTGCAGTGCCCAAAGcactttttgtttttgtttcatctAAAACTCACTTATAAAATATTCTCTTACattttattctctttttattattggaTTTTTGAACTCCATTGGCGTGGTGGGGCTTATACTGAGAAGCATTCAAAAACTACTTGATATCGGCCTTGGTTACATAGGATTCCCCTTCAATATTCTTGAAATATAGtctaaaatatatatgtgtatacaATATAAACGAATATCGTTGCAGATATGTACTAATACTGTACTGTCCTTGTGTTCACACACATTGTTCCTCCGTTTAAGGCTTTTTAATCTTTCAGCACCCAATGTTAGCTTTTGTTCACCCATTTGGAAAATAAGTCTGACAAACACAACAAACCAGCTTTCCACAGAACATCTTTCACTTATTCCAATTaaattactactactactactactacatcCCAACATTCTCTCTCTATACCAACCGGTGCTAACTACCTGCTCTATCTCTTTCCCTAAAACGGAAAAAGTATAATTTGGGAAGgtggtcacgtgatcacAGATCTCCGCGCGTTTCGTGTCATTACCCGATTAGGAAAACATATGGTATGCGGTTATCAAGAtatgaaaaaaaggaaaaaaaaaaagagtgaaAAGTCTTGACAGGACTGACGAGATCTGTAATAGAGGATATATGTAGATTTGCAACTCTTGTACAACTTGAGGTTTCTCGAGTGGAAATTAAGAGATTTTGTGTAGGTTGGATTGTGCATTGCGAATGTGTGGTTAAAGAGTTGCCTCATAAAATATAGTATAAGAAGTTTTACGTGTGTGCAGTGCAGTTGAGTTGAGATATTTGTTGAGTATTTTGGATAGCATTTATTGTAGTGTGTGCGTGCGATTTAAGATCTAGAACGAAGAAATATACACACGTATATATTTAAAGGTGCTGGTC of Kluyveromyces marxianus DMKU3-1042 DNA, complete genome, chromosome 3 contains these proteins:
- the RPL3 gene encoding 60S ribosomal protein uL3, with amino-acid sequence MSHRKYEAPRHGHLGFLPRKRAASVRGRVKSFPKDDKSKPVALTSFLGYKAGMTTIVRDLDRPGSKFHKREVVEAVTVVDTPPVVVVGVVGYVETPRGLRSLTTVWAEHLSDEVKRRFYKNWYKSKKKAFTKYAAKYAGDGAQVDRELARIKKYASVVRVLVHTQIRKTPLAQKKAHLAEIQLNGGSISEKVDWAKEHFEKTVSVDSVFEQNEMIDVVAVTKGYGFEGVTHRWGTKKLPRKTHRGLRKVACIGAWHPAHVMWSVARAGQRGYHHRTSINHKIYRVGKGDDEANAATEFDRTKKTITPMGGFVHYGSIKNDFVVLKGSIPGTRKRVVTLRKSLYTNTSRKALEQVTLKWIDTASKFGKGRFQTPAEKHAFMGTLKKDL
- the YNG1 gene encoding Yng1p, whose protein sequence is MDDVRYGFLSTLDHLPCDVVRILWTIQSLDISDDGKGKHCEEMLRQAQHLLELVRQESARVKFEKQELERFAVIKERYDGHVRKRPKLKPLPPHKPIKIRITMKSRYPEAEREQKLLEQKKIQQQSSTSDNQHNQSTDAEVYCFCRDVSYGPMIACDNKSCAIEWFHYQCVGLTEAPADNEKWFCSDKCRKEYEDAMKKKKKKVTIGKSEQTAPPIANKKKKKKRKNW
- the CYT1 gene encoding ubiquinol--cytochrome-c reductase catalytic subunit CYT1 — protein: MFKSFSTAARQAVKGAYVQKAIVGGTAVAGIAASTMLYADSLTADAMTAAEHGLHAPAYGWSHNGPLETFDHASIRRGYQVYREVCAACHSLDRVAWRTMVGVSHTNAEVRAMAEEFEYDDEPDDQGNPRKRSGKLADYIPGPYPNEQAARAANQGALPPDLSLIVKARHGGPDYIFSLLTGYPEEPPAGVVLPPGANYNPYFPGGSIAMGRVLFDDLVEYEDGTPATTSQMAKDVTTFLQWCAEPEHDERKRLGLKAIVVLSSLYLLSVWVKKFKWAAIKNRKIIFNPPKK